The following is a genomic window from Bacteroidota bacterium.
ATCAGTAGACCTAAGCATTCGTTTAGGCGTAGATCCACGGAAAGCCAATCAAATGGTTCGTGGTGTTGTAACACTTCCACACGGAACAGGAAAGACGAAAAAAGTACTTGTACTTTGTACTCCTGACAAAGAAGCTGAGGCGAAAGAAGCCGGAGCAGATTTCGTTGGATTGGACGACTACATTCAGAAAATTGAACAAGGCTGGACAGACATCGACGTAGTGATCACTATGCCGAGTGTAATGGGTAAAGTGGGTAAACTGGGTAAAGTACTTGGGCCACGTAACTTGATGCCGAATCCGAAGACCGGAACTGTTACAACAGATGTTGGTAAAGCAGTTAAAGAAGTGAAAGCCGGTAAAATTGATTTCAAAGTTGACAAGCAGGGAAGTATTCATGCTTCAGTTGGAAAAGTATCTTTTGATGCTAAAAAACTTGAAGAGAATGCATCTGAATTACTCAACACGATCCTCAAATTGAAACCATCTGCTGCGAAAGGAACTTACATGAAAAGTGTATACCTGTCGAGCACAATGAGTCCTTCAGTTATGATCGATACAAAATCAATTTCTTAATCACCCGTAGGGTTTAATCATTTAACACATTACAAAAATGAAAAGAGAAGAAAAAGACGTAATCATTGGAGAGATTGCGGAACTCCTCAATAAATATCCAAACGTATACATTGCTGATACATCAGCATTGCCGGTATCGAAGATCAATGACCTTCGCCGCCTTTGTTTCAACAAAGACGTAAAGATGCTGGTTGCAAAAAATAAACTGATCCGCAAAGCAATGGAGAAGAACAATGCTGATGCATACGAAGGTATGTTCGCTGCATTGAAAGGAACCAGCGCATTGTTGTTTTCAGAAATTGGAAACAGTCCTGCGAAACTGATCAAAGACTTCCGCAAAAAAGGTGACCGTCCTATTTTGAAAGGCGCTTATATCGACACAGCTGTGTTCTTAGGCGACAATCAATTAGAGACACTAGCCAACATCAAATCTAAAAATGAACTCATCGGTGAAATCATCGGTCTGTTACAATCTCCTGCTAAAAATGTTATCTCCGGTCTTAAAAGCAGCGGTGGTAAACTTGCAGGAATTCTTAAAACATTATCTGAGCGTCCTGCATAAGGATAAGCTGTTAATACCCTAATGCTTCCAGTACCCAATAAACAATTAATCAAATCAAACGAAAAAACAAACAAATTAAATTCTATAAAAATGGCAGATTTAAAAGCATTCGCAGATCAGTTAGTTAACCTGACTGTTAAAGAAGTTAACGAACTAGCAAAGATCCTGAAGGATGAGTATGGCATCGAGCCTGCTGCTGCTGCTGTAGCTGTTGCTGCAGGTGGTGGCGGTGGCGGAGAAGCTGCAGCTGAAAAAACATCTTTTGATGTGATCTTAAAAGCACCGGGTGGAGCAAAACTTAACATCGTTAAGCTTGTAAAAGAAATGACTGGTCTAGGCTTGAAAGAAGCTAAAGATCTGGTTGATGGTGCACCAAAAGCAGTTAAAGAAGGAGTTTCTAAAGAAGAAGCAAATTCAATTAAACAACAGTTAGAAGAAGCAGGAGCTGAGATTGAAGTTAAATAAGGTATCGGCTGCTAATTGCTAATATTTATAGACCTTACCGGACCAAAAATCGGGTAAGGTCTATATCCTTTTTTAATAGGTGATTCTTCAGACGTGTTGAATTCCATTAGAAATTAACTTTAAATCAAAAAAACTCCCGTGTCCAACAATCTTATTCAAAAAAATAGAATCAGCTTTGCAACGATCGGACAATCGATCGATTATCCGGATTTTCTGGATATACAGCTAAAGTCTTTCCAGGATTTTTTCCAGCTTGAAACCACTTCCGACAACCGACAAAAAGAAGGTTTGTACAAAGTTTTCAGTGAAAATTTTCCAATCACTGATTCAAGAAATAATTTCGTACTGGAATTTCTCGATTACTTTATCGATCCGCCAAGATATTCTCTTGAAGAATGTATTGAGCGTGGACTAACTTACAGCGTTCCGCTGAAAGCTAAGTTGAAATTGTATTGTACAGATCCTGAGCATGAGGATTTCGAAACCATCGTTCAAGATGTGTATCTGGGAACTATTCCGTACATGACACCAAAAGGTACATTCGTTATCAATGGTGCTGAACGTGTAGTTGTTTCTCAGCTTCACCGTTCTCCAGGCGTGTTCTTCGGACAAAGTCGCCATGCAAACGGAACTAAACTTTATTCTGCTCGTGTAATTCCATTCAAGGGTTCTTGGATCGAATTCGCTACAGATATCAACAATGTCATGTATGCATACATCGACCGTAAGAAGAAATTCCCGGTTACGACTTTGCTTCGTGCCATTGGCTACCAAACGGATAAAGATATCCTTGAGATCTTCGGTCTTGCCGATGAATTCAAAGTGACTAAATCCGGAATTAAAAATGCTCTTAATCGCCGTCTAGCTGCACGTGTTTTGAAAACATGGGTGGAAGATTTCGTAGATGAGGATACTGGTGAAGTAGTTTCTATCGAAAGAAATGAAGTGATCATCGAACGTGAAACCGTTGTTGAAGATCATCACTTAGAACTTATCGTCGAATCAGGTGTCAAGTCGATCATCCTCCATAAAGAGGATGTGAATACAAACGATTACGCAATCATCTACAACACGCTTCAGAAAGATACATCGAATTCTGAGAAAGAAGCCGTTGAACATATCTATCGTCAGCTTCGTAATGCGGAGCCACCTGATGAAGAAACAGCTCGTGGAATTATCGACAAGTTATTCTTCTCAGATAAAAGATATGATCTTGGTGACGTAGGTCGTTACAGAATCAATAAAAAATTAGGTCTGGAGATCGCAGAAGATACGCGTGTCCTTACCAAATCAGATATCATTGAGATCATTCGCCAGTTGATCCAGTTGATCAACTCTAAAGCGGAGGTCGATGATATTGATCACTTGTCAAACCGTCGTGTACGTACCGTTGGAGAACAATTATATTCTCAGTTCGGTGTCGGACTTGCACGTATGGCTCGTACTATTCGTGAAAGAATGAACGTACGTGACAATGAAGTGTTCACTCCGGCAGATTTGATCAATGCGAAGACTTTGTCTTCGGTTATCAATTCATTCTTCGGAACCAATCAGCTTTCTCAATTCATGGATCAGACCAACCCACTTGCTGAGATCACTCACAAGCGTCGTTTGTCTGCACTTGGGCCCGGCGGTCTTTCTCGCGAAAGAGCAGGTTTCGAGGTTCGTGACGTTCACTATACCCACTACGGTCGTTTGTGTACAATTGAGACTCCGGAAGGTCCGAACATCGGTTTGATCTCCTCACTTTGCGTTTATGCTAAGATCAATAACCTAGGTTTCATTGAAACTCCTTATCGTACTGTTACGGAAGGAAAAGTAGATGTTGAAAAAGGAGTTATTTATCTGACAGCAGAAGAAGAAGATAATAAAGTAATTGCTCAGGCGAATGCTAAGATCGATGATAAAGGAAACTTTATCGATCTTAAAGTGAAAGCTCGTGAATTAGGTGACTTCCCGGTTCTTGAACCATCGAAGGTAAACCTAATGGATGTCGCTCCTAATCAGATCGCATCAATCGCCGCTTCACTGATTCCATTCCTTGAACATGATGATGCCAATCGTGCCCTGATGGGATCGAACATGCAACGTCAGGCTGTACCATTACTTCGTCCTGAAGCTCCAATCGTAGGAACAGGTCTTGAAGGTTTGGTTGCCCGCGACTCACGTGTATTGATCAATGCAGAAGGTGATGGCGTGGTTGAATATGTTGACGCACTTGAGATCACTATTCGTTACAGCCGTAAGGAGAACGAAAAACTGGTGAGCTTCGAAGATGATGTGAAGACATACAACCTTATCAAATTCCAGAAAACAAATCAGAATACTTGTATCAACTTAAAACCAATTGTCATCAAAGGACAAAAGGTGAAAAAAGGTCAGGTACTTTGCGAGGGCTATGCAACACAAAATGGTGAATTAGCACTTGGACGTAACCTACAGGTTGCATTCATGCCTTGGAAAGGAAATAACTTTGAGGATGCAATCGTGATCTCTGAGAGAGTTATCCGTGAAGATATCTTTACATCAATTCACGTTGATGAATACAGTCTTGAAGTGCGCGATACAAAACGTGGAATGGAAGAATTGACTGCTGATATTCCTAACGTAAGTGAAGAAGCAACCCGCGAACTTGATGAACACGGTTTGATCCGCGTAGGTGCTGATGTTGTAGAAGGTGATATCCTAATCGGTAAGATCACTCCAAAAGGAGAAACTGATCCTTCACCGGAAGAGAAATTACTTCGCGCGATCTTTGGTGACAAAGCAGGCGATGTGAAAGATGCATCGTTGAAAGTTCCACCTTCAGTTAAAGGTGTAGTTATCGACAAGCGTTTGTTCTCACGTGTTGTTGCTAAAGACAAGACTCAGAAGAACGATGAGAAAGTTCTGATCGAAAAACTCGATAAAGAATATCAAATTGAGATCGCTGATCTGAAAGAAAAACTGATCGATAAATTATTCGTACTCGTTAGCGGAAAAACTTCTCAGGGTGTTACTGACATCTTCAAAGAAGTGATCATTGCTAAAGGTGCGAAGTTCACTCAGAAGATGCTTTCAGAAATTAACTATGATAACGTTAATGCTGATAAGTGGACAACTGATAAAGAGAAGAACGATCAGATCAAGCAATTACTGCATAACTATACTATTAAGTTTAATGATATCTCCGGTTTGTTCAAGCGTAAGAAATTTGCTTTAACAGTAGGTGATGAACTACCTGCGGGTATCGTTCAGTTAGCGAAAGTTTATATCGCTAAAAAACGTAAGCTTAAAGTTGGTGATAAGATGGCCGGTCGTCACGGAAATAAAGGTATCGTAGCCAGAATCGTTCGCGATGAAGATATGCCATATCTTGAAGACGGAACACCGGTTGATATCGTTCTTAACCCACTTGGTGTACCTTCCCGTATGAACCTTGGACAGATCTATGAAACGATCTTAGGTTGGGCAGGATTAAGATTAGGAGTGAAGTTCGCTACTCCGATCTTTGATGGTGCTTCAATTGAGCAGATCGATGAATATGTAACTAAAGCCAATCTTCCTAAATTCGGAAGTACTTATCTATACGACGGTGGAACCGGTGATCGTTTCGATCAACCTGCAACAGTAGGTGTGATCTATATGTTGAAACTTGGTCACATGGTTGATGATAAGATGCACGCTCGTTCAATCGGACCATACTCTCTCATTACTCAGCAACCGTTGGGTGGTAAGGCACAATTCGGTGGTCAGCGTTTCGGTGAGATGGAGGTTTGGGCACTCGAAGCATTCGGTGCAGCAAATATCCTACAAGAGATCCTCACAGTGAAGTCTGATGATGTTATTGGCCGTGCGAAAACTTATGAAGCAATTGTTAAAGGTGATAATCTTCCGGTACCGGGAATCCCTGAATCATTCAATGTATTGTTACATGAACTTCGTGGACTTTGTCTGAAGATAACACTTGAATAAGGTTGAATGAAAAAATAAAGTGTTGAACACTTTTTCATCATTCATTTTAATCATCAACCAAAAAATTAACACAGATGGCAAGCAGAAAAGAAATAAAAATTAAATCGAATTTCAGTAAGATAATCATCAGCCTTTCTTCTCCGGAAAATATTCTGGAGCAGTCAAGCGGCGAGGTGTTGAAACCTGAAACCATCAATTACCGGACATACAAACCGGAGCGCGACGGATTATTCTGTGAGCGTATCTTCGGACCGGTAAAAGACTGGGAGTGTC
Proteins encoded in this region:
- a CDS encoding 50S ribosomal protein L10 yields the protein MKREEKDVIIGEIAELLNKYPNVYIADTSALPVSKINDLRRLCFNKDVKMLVAKNKLIRKAMEKNNADAYEGMFAALKGTSALLFSEIGNSPAKLIKDFRKKGDRPILKGAYIDTAVFLGDNQLETLANIKSKNELIGEIIGLLQSPAKNVISGLKSSGGKLAGILKTLSERPA
- the rplL gene encoding 50S ribosomal protein L7/L12 is translated as MADLKAFADQLVNLTVKEVNELAKILKDEYGIEPAAAAVAVAAGGGGGGEAAAEKTSFDVILKAPGGAKLNIVKLVKEMTGLGLKEAKDLVDGAPKAVKEGVSKEEANSIKQQLEEAGAEIEVK
- a CDS encoding 50S ribosomal protein L1 gives rise to the protein MAKVSKKRKQAIAKVDQTKSYSLAEASKIIKDVTYTKFDASVDLSIRLGVDPRKANQMVRGVVTLPHGTGKTKKVLVLCTPDKEAEAKEAGADFVGLDDYIQKIEQGWTDIDVVITMPSVMGKVGKLGKVLGPRNLMPNPKTGTVTTDVGKAVKEVKAGKIDFKVDKQGSIHASVGKVSFDAKKLEENASELLNTILKLKPSAAKGTYMKSVYLSSTMSPSVMIDTKSIS
- the rpoB gene encoding DNA-directed RNA polymerase subunit beta, which gives rise to MSNNLIQKNRISFATIGQSIDYPDFLDIQLKSFQDFFQLETTSDNRQKEGLYKVFSENFPITDSRNNFVLEFLDYFIDPPRYSLEECIERGLTYSVPLKAKLKLYCTDPEHEDFETIVQDVYLGTIPYMTPKGTFVINGAERVVVSQLHRSPGVFFGQSRHANGTKLYSARVIPFKGSWIEFATDINNVMYAYIDRKKKFPVTTLLRAIGYQTDKDILEIFGLADEFKVTKSGIKNALNRRLAARVLKTWVEDFVDEDTGEVVSIERNEVIIERETVVEDHHLELIVESGVKSIILHKEDVNTNDYAIIYNTLQKDTSNSEKEAVEHIYRQLRNAEPPDEETARGIIDKLFFSDKRYDLGDVGRYRINKKLGLEIAEDTRVLTKSDIIEIIRQLIQLINSKAEVDDIDHLSNRRVRTVGEQLYSQFGVGLARMARTIRERMNVRDNEVFTPADLINAKTLSSVINSFFGTNQLSQFMDQTNPLAEITHKRRLSALGPGGLSRERAGFEVRDVHYTHYGRLCTIETPEGPNIGLISSLCVYAKINNLGFIETPYRTVTEGKVDVEKGVIYLTAEEEDNKVIAQANAKIDDKGNFIDLKVKARELGDFPVLEPSKVNLMDVAPNQIASIAASLIPFLEHDDANRALMGSNMQRQAVPLLRPEAPIVGTGLEGLVARDSRVLINAEGDGVVEYVDALEITIRYSRKENEKLVSFEDDVKTYNLIKFQKTNQNTCINLKPIVIKGQKVKKGQVLCEGYATQNGELALGRNLQVAFMPWKGNNFEDAIVISERVIREDIFTSIHVDEYSLEVRDTKRGMEELTADIPNVSEEATRELDEHGLIRVGADVVEGDILIGKITPKGETDPSPEEKLLRAIFGDKAGDVKDASLKVPPSVKGVVIDKRLFSRVVAKDKTQKNDEKVLIEKLDKEYQIEIADLKEKLIDKLFVLVSGKTSQGVTDIFKEVIIAKGAKFTQKMLSEINYDNVNADKWTTDKEKNDQIKQLLHNYTIKFNDISGLFKRKKFALTVGDELPAGIVQLAKVYIAKKRKLKVGDKMAGRHGNKGIVARIVRDEDMPYLEDGTPVDIVLNPLGVPSRMNLGQIYETILGWAGLRLGVKFATPIFDGASIEQIDEYVTKANLPKFGSTYLYDGGTGDRFDQPATVGVIYMLKLGHMVDDKMHARSIGPYSLITQQPLGGKAQFGGQRFGEMEVWALEAFGAANILQEILTVKSDDVIGRAKTYEAIVKGDNLPVPGIPESFNVLLHELRGLCLKITLE